ATATCTACAAAGGCAAGTGTTCAACGTAAGCTGCCAAGTCCTAACTTCAACTTAGACCACCTCAATTCCATGTTTGCTTCACATGGCCTTACCCAAACTGACATCATCGCTTTATCAGGTGCCTAAACTTTTCAGTCTAATTTTTTAAGATAGAGcagattaaatattaaaaaaatcgattgaattaaattaatttaaaaaatataaaaatattatttttatataattaaaatatttttcataaaagaaAGGGATTGTTTCAGTGTCTAACAACAGTGTGTGAATAATATTTGCTATAGGTGCACATACACTTGGGTTTTCACATTGCAGCAGGTTCTCCAAGAGAATTTACAACTTCAGTCCAAGAAACAGGATTGACCCGACACTCAATCTTCAATATGCACTTGAGCTAAGGCAAATGTGTCCTATAAAAGTAGATCCAAGAATTGCAATTAACATGGATCCAACTACCCCTCAGAAATTTGACAATGCCTACTATGGAAACCTTGTACAAGGAAAAGGGTTGTTTAGCTCAGACCAGATCCTGTTTACTGATCCAAGATCAAGACCCACTGTCCAACTCTTTGCTTCAAATAATGCAGCTTTTCAGAATGCTTTTGTGGCTGCCATCACCAAGCTTGGCAGAGTTGGCGTCTTGACGGGAAACCATGGTGAAATTAGGAAAGATTGTGCCCGCATCAACTAGAACAGAACTTCttctattattatcattattttcttatttttaggttatattttcccttttttagtattattttgaaaaaattattatggttTATCTAAGAATCctatttttaaattagattAATGTTTAATTTCACTATTCTGTTTTTAGCTTACCGGATGATAAAAGGctaaaattttacatttaatcATTAGTCAAAACTTTTAATGATAAATCTCTGATTCTTAAATTTGTATAATTATAGACaattttaaagataatttaTCTAATTGGATATAAAAGGCTAAAACTTTATGTTTAATCATAATTATAGccaaaattttcaatattttactcaaaccttttattttattttatttttttgcaatTATAGCCaactcttaaaataattttgaataaatttaaataagtatacattcttaaaattaagattttttttccaTGATTTCTTCTAGAAAGTTtgagtattttaattttcattgtatatctaaaagttatttttattttataagtatGTTCTTCGTTTTCTATATTTGTCATTAATGTTATACTTTCTCATGAAATTTCCtatgtatataaatataatttctatCAATGCAAGTTTAAGAGACTTTCTAGCAAATTCTACAATTCTCTTCATGTTTCATTTATACTCTATCTGTTTTTATCCATCAAACTctatcaattggtatcagagcattaaACTTAAGGGATCTCTGAAGTTTATTCAATCAAGGGTTAAAGGAGTACATGATGTTTTCAAGCAACATTATTCGTTCAAGTTCTCCTCAATTTTCTAGGGAAATTTATCACATATGTTCAATTAAGATGAAGACCATTCTTCAATCGTTAAACTTGTAGGAAGTTGTTAAAGTGGGTAATAATCCAGCCCCTCTTGGCAATAATCCCACTATTACTCAAAGGAAAGAATTTGAAGAGAGCAAGGCAAAGAAACCAAAAGCTCTAGCTTCTCTCTGTTGGGCTTTGTTTGATGTAATTTTCACAAGAATCATGACTTGTGAATTCTCAAAAGAGGTATGGAATAAGTTCAAACAAAAATTTGAAGGAATTCTAGGGTGAAATctgtcaaaattttaaatttaaaaaggcaTTTGGAggcttaaaaataaatgaaagggACAGTGTAAAGGATTTCTCCTCTAAGCTTCTTgatgtttttaataaaatgagatTGCTTGGAGAAGATTTTCCAGATGAGAAGGTAATAGAAAAGAGCTTGATAAGTCTTCCTATGAGGTTTGAGTCTAAGATTTCTGGAATTGAAGAATCTTATAACCTTAAAACTATGAGTGTTTCTGCACTTTAGAGCAACCTGCAAGTTCAAGAGCAAAGGCCTATTATAAGGGAAGGAGATATATCTAAAGATTCTTTTCAAGTAAGGCACAAATGGAAGCAAGGCAAGAAATAAGGGAAGAAGGGAAGCATTGACAAGGGTGATAAACGCAAAGGCATAGATACGACTTCAAATTCAGATAGAAAGGGGAAGTTGGTTCAAAGATAAAGCTCTAATTTAATGCTATTTTTGCAAAAAATTTGACGACATTGAGAGAAGTTGTAGGCAGAAACAAAATCAAAGTCAAGGAAAGGATGTGCAACAAGCTAATTACACCTAAGAGGATTAAGAAGAGGAAAGATTGTGAATATTGTTTATGATTGCTCAAAATCCTACAATAGCAAGAAAGTATGTATGGTTCATTGATAGTAGTTGTACGAGTCATATATCAAAGGACAAAAGTATTTTTACTAAGCTTGATAAGGTGTGCAAGACAAAGGTAAAGTTAGGTAATGGAGTTATTCTCGAAACTCAAAAGAATATGTAATGTTGCTCTTCAAACTAAGCAAGGTACAAAACTCATTCATAATGTGCTATTTATTATAAGTTTAATACAAAACATGCTTAGTGTAGCTCAAATGCTTTTGAATGGCTACGCTTTGTATTTTAAAGGAATTGGTATTGCTTCTATAAtgggaaaaataaattaattactagATTGCTTATGGTTGATAGAACTTTTCTAATAAGTTGAAGTGGTGGGAAGGAGTCGTTAAGTTTTGCTAAAGTTGATGGATCTgaattattgtaatacccggctagactccggtatcggaattcctaccgtccggtggaatctcggatgtcagagatctctagaggggtaaaaccatgttttcatgaaatgttttaatgtttttgataaaaattaaatgagtttttgcatgaaaagtccttggaggaaaacccaggttcggccgccgaaagtcaagttcggccgccgaacatgcatgcgttttggaggcacgttaggcccccgaaagcatgagtgagggaagtccaggttcggccgccgaacatggcaggcatgcggaagcactttcggcccccgaacgtggcctggccagccacctataaatgggtcacttagccgaaatgggggaactttctcccattttcggccacagctagctttccgacctccctctccccagatcttgtgttctttctccaaatctcctccatttttcttgagttttcacctcactttgcaagttttgagcatttaagacaagttttggagctttgggaactcaggagctcatttgcttggatctccgagtttaggtcgcctctctctcgatcatcaagaggtaagagccgatcttaagctcattgtatgttttaagtaagttttaagttgttttacggggtagaatggcatgtttagggttgtatgagtttttgagcaaatgtatgttcatgaacaatgtggcttgcaaatgcttgtgtatgtgtgttgtagttggggtttaaggtagtttgagacccctaggagcttgtatgcatgttttggttgagctaaatgcatgatggtatgagtttgaggcttttgtgcatgtttgagccaagtttctgccatttgggaagaaaccaggttcggcagccgaagggactttcggccgccgaaccctcttgtggaggcagccttcggctgccgaagcttgcccccgaaaggagactttcgtctctgtctgggagtttcggccgccgaaagtgccgccgaacatgcatgagtttcgcctctgtctgggagtttcggccgccgaaggtgccgccgaacctgcctgactttcggctctggagggactttcggccgccgaacctgccgccgaaagtgccctgtccagcctttctttgcatgttttgcatggatgttttgagatgttttagggggtttttgggggatgttttttagagttatgttctagtatgttggtccctcatttgagtccacctgtgtaggttcggacccgaggaaccgaggaccccagcagtgagtctgctgccccagtgtctggtcagagctacccagaggtgagtggaataactcttacgcttttaaataaataaatcagttttagcatgattcacgcatcatgaatgccatgagatataataggatgtttgcattagactcacgaatatgttgcattgcatattatgttgatgatgtggatgaatgttgaatgatcctttagtccccctatgctatgatgacgatgatacggtacggaagaccagtgaggcccattctacgcccctggcactatgtaagagaaagaccagtgaggcccattctacgcccctggcacagttggaccatgttatgttatgttatgtaagagaaagaccagtgaggcccattctacgcccctggcacagttggaccatgttatgttatgttatgtaagagaaagaccagaccagtgaggcccattctacgcccctggcacagttggaccatgttatgttatgttatgtaagagaaagaccagtgaggcccattctacgcccctggcacagttggtccatgtaggggactattggtgacaagttcatccttgatgtgattagctgtgatgtgatgcatttcatgttatcatatgttttaaatgttttactattctgctcactgggctttgtagctcacccctctcccctaaccccagatgtgcaggtacagggtagaccaggaggttagccagagttttgaagtatgtttatgtaataagttagattgtggacatgacaattgtactatgatgtaatgtaagagatcacagtatgttatgtaatgaggtatattgaggttatagttgtgcttgaccctatgagtattgtaatcccttgttgatacatgatcgtaatgtctattgatgtttatgtttaaccaactcaacttatgatgtatcgcccattggggcattgatgagatcccactgaggggtcaagtttatgattatgttagtgcatgcacaggttgagtttggtgtatgaggaacgatgaaaaggaaagttttaatttttatgtatgattgttgatcatgtatgggattgaacaggtttacaggttctatgtcaggcttgctacgggtcccggcggccttaagccgatctggatcctagtgccggtagcggtccgattttcgggtcgttacagaatggtatcagagccctaggttcatatggtcggacctagagtgtcgggctcatagatgttatagaaggtcaagcacaataggaagatcatatccactaggataggatgtggagtcctgtcttgcatgatgatgtgaaatgccatgattatttgcatgtgcattaatgatatgtgatgtatgtgatgagggttcatgtgtgcccacatgaaccatatgatgctaatgtttatgtgatgtgtactgtttt
This Manihot esculenta cultivar AM560-2 chromosome 6, M.esculenta_v8, whole genome shotgun sequence DNA region includes the following protein-coding sequences:
- the LOC110618143 gene encoding peroxidase 16, which gives rise to METKMNFLVLPFLLLFPLLLPIASAQLRQNFYSQTCPNVESIVRSVVQQKFQQTFVTAPATLRLFFHDCFVRGCDASVLIASPTNNAEKDHPDNLSLAGDGFDTVIKAKAAVDSVPQCRNKVSCADILALATRDVVALAGGPFYTVELGRRDGRISTKASVQRKLPSPNFNLDHLNSMFASHGLTQTDIIALSGAHTLGFSHCSRFSKRIYNFSPRNRIDPTLNLQYALELRQMCPIKVDPRIAINMDPTTPQKFDNAYYGNLVQGKGLFSSDQILFTDPRSRPTVQLFASNNAAFQNAFVAAITKLGRVGVLTGNHGEIRKDCARIN